From [Clostridium] symbiosum, a single genomic window includes:
- a CDS encoding MarR family transcriptional regulator, protein MGITEKMNSFYYHMSLYELQLMNGSDYYNGLSYNSLLYINVIEQTENCTVSRLAEMLHITKSAVTIKINELVRQKIVQKEQSTFDKRVYYLKLSPETGELMKNYDRIFQKAEAELRNKYTEEQLDLFGDILETISGYNWRKLTDEQ, encoded by the coding sequence ATGGGAATCACGGAAAAAATGAACAGCTTCTATTATCATATGTCCCTGTATGAGCTGCAGCTGATGAATGGAAGCGATTATTATAACGGCCTTTCCTACAACAGCCTTCTCTATATCAATGTGATTGAACAGACGGAAAATTGCACGGTCAGCAGGCTGGCCGAGATGCTGCATATTACAAAGTCGGCCGTCACCATTAAGATTAATGAGCTGGTGAGGCAGAAGATCGTTCAAAAGGAACAGAGTACATTCGATAAACGTGTGTACTACTTAAAGCTCAGCCCTGAAACGGGTGAACTTATGAAAAATTATGACCGGATCTTCCAGAAAGCGGAAGCCGAGCTAAGAAACAAATATACGGAAGAACAACTGGATCTGTTTGGAGATATCCTTGAGACCATTTCCGGATATAACTGGAGGAAATTAACCGATGAACAATGA
- a CDS encoding glucan-binding protein, which produces MKRQTRLVPMLGVAAILAMGASMTSYAAGWEKDDSGVWHYYDSDDDMVTSEWRKDGSSWFYLDDEGDMLTMSWVDDESYVNERGMRLVNSWIKVLSGEGDDPGEDGDYWYYFDSKGHKLTSTSKKINGKTYYFDEDGKMATGWYEKDGNVYYLGDEDDGTRKDNQWLWLERPSSEDDDNNSAANALDCTDDSSDPCDDEGWYWFGAGGKLTKDAEKKKINGRYYYFNEHGQMLYEWVNDRKIAGAAPASQPNASLDGNAATPGSSQIDHMLYANAVEEGWRANGWYEISGSIDTETDDDSYWYYFKDGKAKRADSYKDTRVKDDDGLVYVKRIKVDSDKMGKQYYAFDEYGRNLTGLQYSPDDKGFYYFNENGYPVFGKVANVDCDDDSYEFLFNTSNGKKGQGFNGEKSGYLYFNGKKLTADDENRLVFYNDKIYLVNSKGKIQKGKKGFNIENASISEDKVAVAFNSDDSVKSITLDEGKGTTYTAAELLEKTLSIDSTTGDYVDEDGKYEDSYVTIPSIQLYDNDVYTYRFTAKKDGGFEAAEMWYDVHEKLNNRWK; this is translated from the coding sequence ATGAAAAGACAAACAAGATTAGTCCCCATGCTCGGGGTGGCAGCAATACTTGCCATGGGCGCTTCCATGACGTCTTACGCCGCCGGGTGGGAAAAAGATGATTCCGGAGTCTGGCATTATTATGATTCGGATGACGACATGGTGACCAGTGAGTGGAGAAAAGACGGTTCCAGCTGGTTTTACCTCGATGACGAGGGCGACATGCTGACCATGTCCTGGGTTGATGATGAAAGCTACGTCAACGAACGGGGCATGAGACTCGTTAATTCCTGGATTAAGGTATTATCCGGCGAGGGGGATGATCCCGGCGAGGACGGCGATTACTGGTACTACTTTGACAGTAAGGGCCATAAGCTGACATCCACTTCTAAAAAAATTAACGGGAAAACGTATTATTTTGATGAAGACGGAAAGATGGCGACCGGATGGTATGAAAAGGACGGCAATGTCTACTATCTGGGTGATGAGGACGATGGTACCAGAAAAGACAATCAGTGGCTGTGGCTGGAACGCCCAAGCAGCGAGGATGATGACAACAACAGCGCCGCCAATGCCCTTGACTGTACGGACGACAGCTCAGACCCATGTGACGACGAGGGCTGGTACTGGTTTGGCGCCGGCGGTAAGCTGACAAAGGACGCCGAAAAAAAGAAAATCAACGGCCGTTACTACTATTTCAATGAGCACGGCCAGATGCTTTACGAGTGGGTCAACGACAGAAAGATTGCCGGAGCCGCTCCGGCCAGCCAGCCGAATGCAAGCCTGGATGGAAATGCGGCTACGCCTGGTTCCTCCCAGATTGACCATATGCTTTATGCAAACGCGGTTGAGGAAGGATGGAGAGCCAACGGCTGGTACGAGATCAGCGGTTCCATCGATACGGAGACCGACGATGACTCTTACTGGTACTACTTCAAAGACGGTAAGGCGAAACGGGCGGATTCTTACAAGGATACGCGCGTCAAGGACGACGACGGCCTTGTATATGTAAAACGGATCAAGGTAGACAGCGACAAGATGGGCAAACAGTACTATGCATTTGACGAATACGGCCGCAACCTGACCGGACTTCAGTACTCACCGGATGACAAGGGCTTCTATTACTTCAATGAAAACGGATACCCGGTATTCGGAAAAGTTGCAAACGTAGACTGTGACGACGACAGCTATGAATTCCTTTTCAATACAAGCAACGGCAAGAAAGGCCAGGGCTTCAACGGAGAAAAGAGCGGTTATCTTTACTTCAACGGCAAGAAACTTACCGCAGATGACGAAAACCGTCTGGTCTTCTACAACGACAAGATTTATCTTGTAAACAGCAAGGGCAAGATTCAGAAGGGTAAGAAGGGCTTTAATATTGAAAACGCTTCTATCTCTGAAGATAAAGTGGCGGTAGCGTTTAACTCCGATGATTCCGTTAAGTCCATCACTCTGGACGAAGGCAAGGGAACAACCTATACGGCTGCGGAACTGCTTGAGAAAACCTTAAGTATTGATTCAACAACAGGCGACTATGTTGATGAGGACGGAAAATATGAGGATTCCTATGTGACGATTCCGTCCATCCAGCTTTACGACAACGACGTTTACACCTATCGTTTTACTGCAAAGAAAGACGGCGGTTTCGAGGCTGCCGAAATGTGGTACGACGTACATGAAAAGCTCAATAACAGATGGAAATAA
- a CDS encoding response regulator transcription factor produces the protein MSKANILVIEDDEDIREGIRILLESEDYRITEAADGWEGLRLLADDTDLVILDIMMPGISGLKTCEEIRKISFVPVLFLTAKAQESDKLIGLMAGGDDYLTKPFSYAELLGRVKAQLRRYQIYRGKEEETVRTEERYIESGRFRINENYNELFVDGVEINLSDIEYHILLLMMQNPKRIFSAQNLYESIWSEPYFYSCNATVMVHIRNLRKKVEKDPQNPVSITTVWGKGYRFDE, from the coding sequence ATGAGTAAGGCAAACATTTTAGTAATAGAAGATGATGAGGATATCCGCGAGGGGATCCGTATTTTGCTGGAGAGTGAAGACTACCGTATTACGGAAGCCGCCGACGGCTGGGAGGGATTAAGGCTTCTGGCTGACGATACGGACCTCGTCATATTAGATATTATGATGCCCGGCATCTCGGGCCTGAAAACATGTGAAGAGATAAGAAAGATATCGTTTGTCCCGGTGCTTTTCCTGACGGCAAAGGCCCAGGAATCCGATAAACTCATTGGCCTGATGGCGGGAGGGGACGATTATCTGACAAAACCTTTTTCCTATGCAGAGCTGCTTGGAAGAGTGAAGGCGCAGCTTCGGCGTTACCAGATTTACCGGGGCAAGGAGGAGGAAACGGTACGGACGGAGGAACGGTATATTGAATCGGGCCGGTTCCGTATTAACGAAAATTACAATGAATTGTTTGTGGACGGGGTGGAAATCAACCTTTCCGATATTGAATACCACATTCTGCTTCTGATGATGCAGAATCCGAAACGCATTTTTTCCGCCCAGAACCTCTATGAGAGCATCTGGAGCGAGCCGTATTTCTATTCCTGCAACGCCACCGTGATGGTGCACATCAGAAACCTCAGAAAAAAGGTTGAGAAAGATCCGCAGAACCCCGTGTCCATCACGACGGTTTGGGGAAAGGGGTACCGGTTTGATGAATAA
- a CDS encoding HAMP domain-containing sensor histidine kinase, giving the protein MNKIKLAKTDTIYYRFLKLLAAALVAALLFFLLLNWSGSIMLRSYFEKTNYMERENQRRVDDFRSYVEKNKLTSMDSDRLSEWVNRQSVVWMQIYRDHILLYDSQFPYMKANPEFHVKGEFYEWESYKVVDFQDGPAQVFLTGMYTYQFFNYALIVEFFLSFLLFTGIIMAGIRSSMKYIRTLSAEIGILEGGNLDYRITIMGNDEMTVLARGLDNMRRSIRDQIRQETELIRLNQSMITSLSHDLRTPLTALLIYTEILKNEIDADRKQMQKWVRKIDVKAHQIKDMADCILEYSLQKKKTELVTLEQKSFRSAFFDILSETCICLEQSGFTVRASLFWEDREISVDPKYVTRILDNISSNIIKYASAGEPVKLSVFYGPDGCGFLFENAKQSDTSQVESVGIGVRNICEMMEAMGGCCEVEESEKIYRIRLTFVLQNSAESAQNYALKQPAADKESCVRTLSSG; this is encoded by the coding sequence ATGAATAAAATAAAGCTGGCGAAAACAGATACGATCTATTACCGTTTCCTGAAATTACTGGCGGCCGCGCTTGTCGCCGCCCTGCTTTTTTTCCTTCTGCTCAATTGGAGCGGAAGCATTATGCTGCGTTCCTACTTTGAAAAAACAAATTATATGGAGCGGGAGAACCAGAGGAGGGTTGATGATTTCAGAAGCTATGTGGAAAAAAACAAGCTCACCTCCATGGATTCGGACCGGTTGTCCGAATGGGTGAACCGCCAGTCCGTAGTCTGGATGCAGATTTACCGTGACCATATCCTGCTCTATGATTCACAGTTTCCCTATATGAAAGCTAACCCGGAGTTCCATGTAAAAGGAGAATTTTATGAATGGGAATCCTACAAGGTCGTCGATTTCCAGGACGGACCGGCGCAGGTTTTCCTGACGGGCATGTATACCTACCAGTTCTTCAATTACGCGCTGATTGTCGAATTCTTTCTCTCCTTCCTTCTGTTTACCGGAATTATCATGGCGGGGATACGAAGTTCCATGAAGTATATCAGGACCCTCAGCGCGGAGATCGGGATTCTGGAGGGTGGTAATCTGGATTACCGCATCACGATTATGGGAAATGATGAGATGACGGTGTTAGCCAGGGGACTGGACAATATGCGACGCTCCATCCGCGATCAAATCCGCCAGGAGACGGAGCTGATCCGCCTCAACCAGTCCATGATCACAAGTCTGTCCCACGATCTGAGGACTCCTTTGACGGCGCTTCTCATCTATACGGAGATCCTCAAAAATGAGATTGACGCCGATCGGAAACAGATGCAGAAATGGGTCCGGAAAATCGATGTAAAGGCACATCAAATCAAAGACATGGCCGACTGTATTCTGGAATACTCCCTTCAGAAAAAGAAGACTGAGCTTGTCACTCTGGAACAGAAGAGTTTCCGTTCCGCATTCTTCGACATCCTGTCCGAGACATGCATCTGCCTGGAACAGAGCGGATTTACCGTCCGGGCTTCCCTTTTCTGGGAGGACAGGGAGATATCCGTTGATCCGAAATACGTGACCAGGATCCTCGATAATATCAGCTCCAATATTATTAAGTACGCCTCCGCCGGGGAGCCGGTGAAACTGTCTGTATTTTACGGTCCGGACGGCTGCGGCTTCCTGTTTGAGAACGCGAAGCAAAGCGACACATCCCAGGTGGAAAGCGTAGGCATCGGCGTCCGGAATATCTGCGAAATGATGGAGGCCATGGGCGGATGCTGCGAGGTGGAGGAGTCGGAAAAAATATATCGGATCCGATTGACCTTTGTTCTGCAAAACAGCGCGGAAAGTGCTCAGAACTATGCGCTTAAGCAGCCCGCCGCGGACAAAGAATCCTGCGTCCGGACTCTTTCTTCCGGCTGA
- a CDS encoding glycine betaine ABC transporter substrate-binding protein, which produces MKKKRTVAAVLAMVLTLGAGLAGCSTKSKEIVFADVGWDSVRFHNAVAGLVAESAFDYSWTEMPGSTPIMHEALKSGEIDVNMEEWTDNLATYHEDRDAGLFKDLGTNFGDNTQGFYVPRYVIEGDPERGIAPMAPGLKTVQDLKKYADVFPDDENPGKGRIYGAIPGWEINEVMQKKVQYNGLDSQYNYFQPGSDSALSAAFTSAYEKGDPIVGYYWEPTWLTGKYDLVLLEDTPYVDLEKFKAGETACPSVDVTVGVSNQFYEAEPEFCEFLEKYQTSSALTSEALAYMQDTGADYGEAAKWFLTEHSEFIDQWLPEDKAAEVKGALGLVEEKPNYFFEFPFVIPIDVSAFDSAVKAFAGQASVFKAIRNGLNVLINVLNAILNLIPWWLLLVIVFFGGYKLSGKLRNGFIYSALLFLVGVIGLWDLMYETLSIVLASVVISLLIGLPVGILISGSEKANVIIRPILDTMQTMPVFVYLIPATLFFGLGKAPAVIATTIYAIVPVIRLTSHGIRQVDPEVVEAARSFGSTKMQCLFKVQIPQALPTILTGVNQTLMMAMAMVVTCSMIGASGLGMEVLISVNRTEIGRGLLSGTAVVIVAILMDRLTQGWFKRKEENADGRK; this is translated from the coding sequence ATGAAGAAGAAAAGAACGGTAGCTGCTGTTCTGGCAATGGTGTTGACCTTAGGGGCAGGGCTGGCCGGGTGCAGTACAAAATCGAAAGAGATTGTATTTGCCGATGTAGGCTGGGACAGTGTCCGGTTTCACAATGCGGTGGCGGGTCTGGTGGCGGAGTCTGCTTTTGATTATTCCTGGACTGAGATGCCGGGTTCCACTCCAATCATGCATGAGGCGCTTAAGAGCGGCGAGATTGACGTGAATATGGAAGAGTGGACCGACAACCTGGCAACCTATCACGAGGACAGGGATGCAGGGCTTTTTAAAGATTTGGGAACAAACTTCGGGGATAATACCCAGGGGTTCTATGTACCAAGATATGTGATAGAAGGTGATCCCGAGCGCGGCATTGCACCGATGGCGCCGGGGTTGAAGACAGTACAGGACCTTAAGAAATATGCCGACGTATTCCCGGATGATGAGAATCCCGGAAAAGGCCGCATCTACGGAGCGATTCCCGGATGGGAAATCAACGAGGTTATGCAGAAGAAGGTGCAGTATAACGGTCTCGACAGTCAGTACAATTATTTCCAGCCCGGCTCCGACTCGGCGCTCTCGGCGGCATTCACCTCAGCTTATGAAAAGGGCGATCCAATCGTTGGATATTACTGGGAGCCGACCTGGCTGACGGGTAAGTACGATCTGGTGCTTCTGGAAGATACGCCATATGTGGATTTGGAGAAGTTTAAAGCCGGAGAGACGGCTTGTCCTTCCGTCGACGTCACCGTTGGCGTAAGCAACCAGTTCTATGAAGCGGAACCGGAGTTCTGCGAATTCCTTGAGAAATATCAGACAAGCAGCGCCCTGACATCGGAAGCGCTTGCGTATATGCAGGATACGGGCGCCGACTACGGCGAAGCGGCGAAGTGGTTTTTAACCGAACACAGCGAATTTATTGACCAGTGGCTGCCGGAAGATAAGGCGGCCGAAGTAAAGGGCGCTCTCGGCCTGGTGGAAGAGAAGCCAAATTACTTCTTTGAATTCCCGTTCGTCATTCCGATTGATGTAAGCGCCTTTGATTCCGCCGTCAAAGCATTTGCGGGCCAGGCCAGCGTATTTAAGGCAATCAGGAACGGGCTCAACGTACTTATTAATGTGTTAAATGCCATTCTCAACCTGATTCCGTGGTGGCTTCTGCTCGTGATCGTTTTCTTCGGCGGATACAAGCTGAGCGGCAAACTGAGAAACGGTTTTATCTATTCCGCCCTGCTTTTCCTCGTGGGAGTGATAGGACTTTGGGATTTGATGTATGAGACGCTGTCGATCGTGCTGGCGTCGGTGGTGATTTCACTTCTGATTGGCCTTCCCGTGGGAATCCTGATATCGGGAAGTGAGAAGGCGAATGTGATTATCCGGCCGATTCTCGATACGATGCAGACGATGCCCGTATTCGTATATCTGATACCGGCAACCCTGTTCTTCGGACTGGGCAAGGCTCCGGCCGTTATTGCGACGACAATCTATGCAATCGTACCCGTTATCAGGCTCACCAGCCACGGTATCCGGCAGGTGGATCCGGAGGTGGTCGAGGCCGCGCGTTCCTTCGGTTCGACGAAGATGCAGTGTCTGTTCAAGGTCCAGATACCGCAGGCTCTTCCGACCATTCTGACCGGCGTTAACCAGACGCTGATGATGGCCATGGCCATGGTAGTTACCTGTTCGATGATCGGCGCCTCCGGTCTGGGAATGGAAGTACTGATCAGTGTAAACCGTACGGAGATCGGAAGAGGGCTTCTTTCCGGTACGGCGGTTGTAATTGTGGCAATCCTCATGGATCGCCTGACTCAGGGATGGTTTAAGAGAAAGGAGGAAAATGCGGATGGCAGAAAATAA
- a CDS encoding glycine betaine/L-proline ABC transporter ATP-binding protein produces the protein MAENKVTGTVTSTEKENDYILQVKNLTKLYGANKAEAAKMMKEGKNKDEVFRETGVTVALWDVSFKVKRGEVFVIIGLSGSGKSTVVRMLNMLNKPTSGQVIYEDSEIDTFSKKDLNEYRRDKISMVFQSFGLMSHRDVLGNVAYGLEVKGIPRVERERRATEIIEMVGLKGHEHTSIGSLSGGMRQRVGIARALANDPEVLLMDEPFSALDPLVRKDMQFELLSIQRKLEKTVVFITHDINEAFKLGDTVAIMRDGRLIQVGTPEEMSANPADDYVREFINSADMTKVLCAKHVMIVPCVVRATDSPEYALREMKSNGVSTAYVVDRHMKFLGIVNVEAAIRARREEKSLKEVYVTDVATTTKDTVISDILPIAAEAKYPIAVLEADGSLVGIVSKASVLSSLM, from the coding sequence ATGGCAGAAAATAAAGTTACCGGTACCGTTACCAGTACCGAGAAGGAAAATGATTATATCTTACAGGTGAAGAATCTGACGAAACTCTATGGAGCCAACAAGGCTGAGGCGGCCAAGATGATGAAAGAGGGCAAAAACAAGGATGAGGTATTCCGGGAAACCGGTGTCACCGTGGCCCTCTGGGATGTGAGCTTCAAGGTGAAGCGGGGAGAAGTCTTTGTCATCATCGGTCTCTCCGGTTCAGGCAAATCCACGGTTGTCAGGATGCTGAACATGCTGAACAAACCGACCAGCGGCCAGGTAATCTACGAGGACAGTGAGATTGACACCTTCAGCAAGAAGGATTTGAATGAATACCGCCGCGATAAGATTTCCATGGTGTTCCAGAGCTTTGGCCTGATGAGCCACAGGGATGTCCTGGGCAATGTGGCCTACGGCCTGGAGGTCAAGGGAATTCCCCGGGTGGAGCGGGAACGCAGGGCGACGGAGATTATTGAGATGGTCGGCCTTAAGGGGCATGAACACACCTCGATCGGAAGCCTGTCGGGCGGCATGAGGCAGAGGGTCGGCATCGCAAGGGCGCTTGCCAACGATCCGGAAGTGCTTCTGATGGATGAGCCGTTCTCGGCCCTGGATCCTCTGGTCAGGAAAGATATGCAGTTCGAGCTTCTGTCTATCCAGAGAAAGTTGGAGAAAACCGTGGTTTTCATCACCCACGATATCAACGAGGCGTTTAAATTAGGAGACACCGTCGCGATTATGAGGGACGGCCGCCTGATTCAGGTGGGCACCCCGGAAGAGATGAGCGCCAACCCCGCGGACGATTATGTGCGGGAATTTATCAACAGCGCGGATATGACAAAGGTGCTGTGCGCCAAACATGTCATGATCGTCCCCTGCGTGGTCCGTGCGACGGATTCCCCGGAGTATGCGCTCAGGGAGATGAAGAGCAACGGTGTGTCCACGGCCTATGTGGTTGACCGCCATATGAAATTCCTCGGGATTGTCAACGTTGAGGCGGCCATCCGGGCGAGAAGGGAAGAGAAATCCCTGAAAGAGGTTTACGTTACGGATGTGGCGACCACGACGAAGGATACGGTAATCAGCGACATCCTGCCGATCGCCGCGGAGGCGAAATATCCGATCGCCGTACTGGAAGCAGACGGCAGCCTGGTGGGAATTGTATCGAAAGCGTCGGTACTTTCCTCACTGATGTAA
- the trkA gene encoding Trk system potassium transporter TrkA: protein MEVIIIGCGKVGVTLAEQLVREDHNVVMVDTSGERLNSFSEDIDAIKLVGNGASISTQLEAGVQTADILIAVTGSDELNLFCCLIAKKAGKCHTIARVRNPVYSNDIGFIKEQLGISMIINPELAAATEISRILRFPSAIKIDPFARGKVELLKFKIKPEFRMDGMTVMDVDSQLRCDVLIGAVERGNDVTIPDGNFVLHDGDMVSIIASPRNSMEFFRKIGIQTNQVKNTLIVGGGTIAYYLAQQLSAMRIKVKIVEKDKKRCELLNELLQDTLVINGDGTDRRLLMEEGLTNAESFVTLTNMDEENVFLALFAKENSKAKLVTKVNRIAFDELIGALDIGSVIYPKYITADYILQYVRAMQNSIGSNVETLYHILDGNAEALEFSIQEDSAVTDVPLMELKLKKNLLIGGINRDGKIHIPRGQDSIRKGDTVIVVTTQKGLQDIRDILKK from the coding sequence ATGGAAGTTATCATTATCGGGTGCGGGAAAGTCGGAGTTACACTGGCCGAGCAGCTGGTCAGGGAAGATCATAACGTTGTAATGGTCGATACATCGGGAGAGAGGTTGAACAGCTTTTCGGAAGATATTGATGCCATTAAGCTGGTCGGGAACGGAGCCAGCATCAGCACCCAGTTGGAGGCCGGAGTTCAGACAGCCGACATTCTTATCGCAGTGACCGGCTCGGATGAGCTGAATCTGTTTTGCTGCCTGATTGCCAAGAAGGCGGGCAAGTGCCATACGATTGCCAGGGTCAGAAACCCCGTTTACAGCAACGATATTGGCTTTATCAAGGAGCAGCTGGGAATTTCCATGATTATCAATCCGGAGCTGGCGGCAGCTACCGAGATTTCCAGGATTCTGCGTTTCCCTTCCGCGATCAAGATCGATCCCTTTGCAAGGGGAAAAGTAGAGCTTTTAAAGTTTAAGATTAAACCGGAATTCCGCATGGACGGCATGACGGTCATGGATGTGGACAGCCAGCTCCGCTGCGATGTCCTGATCGGAGCGGTGGAGCGCGGGAATGATGTGACGATCCCGGACGGCAATTTTGTACTCCATGACGGGGATATGGTATCGATTATCGCATCTCCGAGAAATTCCATGGAATTTTTCAGAAAGATAGGGATACAGACCAACCAGGTTAAAAATACGCTGATAGTGGGCGGAGGCACGATTGCCTATTACCTGGCCCAGCAGCTCTCTGCAATGCGCATTAAGGTGAAGATTGTGGAGAAGGATAAGAAGCGGTGCGAGCTGCTCAATGAACTGCTGCAGGATACACTGGTTATTAACGGCGATGGCACGGACAGGCGGCTCCTGATGGAAGAAGGGCTGACAAACGCCGAATCTTTTGTCACGCTGACCAACATGGATGAGGAGAATGTCTTCCTTGCCCTGTTTGCAAAGGAGAATTCCAAGGCAAAGCTGGTTACCAAGGTGAACCGGATTGCCTTTGATGAGCTTATCGGTGCGCTGGACATCGGCAGCGTCATTTATCCGAAATACATTACGGCGGACTACATTCTTCAGTATGTAAGAGCCATGCAGAACTCGATTGGCAGCAACGTCGAGACTCTGTATCACATTCTGGATGGCAACGCGGAGGCGCTGGAATTTTCCATCCAGGAGGATTCCGCTGTGACGGATGTGCCCCTCATGGAGCTGAAATTGAAAAAGAACCTGCTGATTGGCGGCATCAACCGCGACGGAAAGATCCATATTCCGCGAGGACAGGATAGTATCCGCAAGGGTGACACTGTTATTGTCGTGACAACACAAAAGGGATTACAGGATATACGGGATATTTTGAAAAAATAA
- a CDS encoding TrkH family potassium uptake protein, which yields MNYSIIFYIMGWILNFEAAFMVLPCIVALIYGEQAGWSFVITMALCLVIGIPLVIKKPKKQIFYTSEGFVTVSLCWIVLSIMGALPFLFSGSITSPVDALFETVSGFTTTGASILSDVESLPRSILFWRSFTHWIGGMGVLVFILSLLPLTGGGSHMNLMKAESPGPSVSRLVPKVRLTAKLLYSIYLFMTVLEVLFLLAGKMPFFDAITITFGTAGTGGFAIKNSSIAGYSPYLQNVVTIFMILFGVNFSVYFLIFMKKIGQALKMEELRWYLIIIAAAIGIITFNTASLYPGLGDAFHHASFQVASIITTTGFATQDFDLWPQASKTILVMLMFVGACAGSTGGGIKVSRLVVLVKTVRKELVQFLHPQAVRKIKMDGKVVEHEVVRSINVFMVAYTLLFSLSVLLLAFDGEDLITNFTAVAATFNNIGPGLELVGPSKNFSIFSDPAKLVLIFDMLAGRLEIFPVLLLFSRETWKKF from the coding sequence ATGAATTATTCCATTATATTTTATATTATGGGGTGGATTTTGAACTTTGAGGCGGCTTTTATGGTGCTTCCCTGTATCGTAGCCCTAATCTACGGGGAACAGGCCGGCTGGAGCTTTGTTATTACCATGGCTCTCTGTCTGGTCATCGGCATTCCTCTTGTTATCAAGAAACCCAAAAAACAGATTTTTTATACCTCGGAGGGATTTGTGACAGTGTCCCTCTGCTGGATTGTGCTGAGTATTATGGGCGCGCTGCCGTTTTTATTCAGCGGCTCCATCACCTCACCGGTAGACGCCCTGTTTGAGACCGTATCCGGTTTTACGACAACGGGTGCGAGTATCCTGAGCGATGTGGAATCGCTGCCGCGATCCATCCTCTTCTGGAGGAGCTTTACCCACTGGATCGGCGGAATGGGAGTGCTCGTCTTTATACTGAGCCTGCTTCCCCTGACGGGCGGAGGCTCCCATATGAACCTGATGAAGGCGGAGAGCCCAGGCCCGTCCGTCAGCAGGCTTGTGCCCAAGGTGCGCCTTACGGCCAAACTGCTTTATTCCATCTATCTGTTCATGACAGTGCTGGAAGTACTGTTTCTTCTCGCGGGGAAAATGCCATTTTTCGACGCGATTACCATCACCTTCGGAACGGCCGGAACCGGTGGATTTGCCATTAAAAACAGCAGTATCGCCGGCTATTCGCCCTATCTTCAGAATGTGGTGACTATTTTCATGATCCTGTTCGGTGTCAACTTCAGCGTTTATTTCCTTATCTTCATGAAAAAGATAGGGCAGGCCCTGAAGATGGAGGAACTGCGCTGGTACCTGATTATCATCGCCGCGGCGATTGGAATCATTACGTTTAATACGGCCTCTCTTTATCCAGGGTTAGGGGATGCGTTCCATCATGCATCCTTCCAGGTTGCCTCGATTATCACCACGACGGGATTCGCCACCCAGGACTTCGACCTGTGGCCCCAGGCATCCAAAACCATACTGGTCATGCTGATGTTTGTAGGGGCCTGCGCAGGCAGCACTGGCGGCGGAATCAAGGTATCGCGTCTTGTGGTGCTGGTTAAGACGGTGAGAAAAGAACTGGTTCAGTTCCTTCATCCCCAGGCGGTACGTAAGATTAAGATGGACGGGAAAGTGGTGGAGCATGAGGTCGTGCGTTCCATCAATGTCTTTATGGTTGCCTATACGCTGCTGTTTTCACTCTCGGTTCTCCTGCTGGCATTCGACGGGGAGGATCTGATTACGAACTTTACGGCGGTTGCCGCCACGTTCAACAATATCGGCCCGGGACTCGAACTGGTCGGACCGTCGAAAAACTTTAGTATTTTTTCGGATCCCGCCAAGCTTGTCCTGATTTTCGATATGCTTGCGGGAAGACTTGAGATTTTCCCTGTCCTGCTGTTATTCTCCCGGGAGACCTGGAAGAAATTTTAA